From Plasmodium yoelii strain 17X genome assembly, chromosome: 7, one genomic window encodes:
- a CDS encoding folate transporter 1, putative — MEKEKFSYFKTKDSYETCSTLTVDSFQSFNESKFLIKKKTNEDDDQNANSISNKFSSSFIAMLQGVEVLCNLPILYIFKDTYQLHPATLNMLMSIIKIPWAIKLLWGIISDTYPIFGYRRKYYLIFGSGLCILSLLILGLISHTNIFLTIFLLVIYFFGSSLCNVIGEAQVIESSRKGSANTSVKNISIFFAFRKIGFAIMHYLSGYLLSILNNQHIFLISSILPLSIFISAFFVVEKRDYKKCKIKKQIKSIYEIIKTSYIQKLILFIFIMMSTPSSGSILFFFMANELQFKPKLLGKISMFQSLASLLAILLYMLILSKINIKKLLLYSTIIMAPFSLLPLLAIHKINIFIPNTLFIITDTMLVEFIGELQSIPILVQCSRIIPKGFESTIYSFLLSVNNFAVMVSSFISSIITYQLGITSTNFDNLSKMIIICCLTNIIPIIFLYNTTKFDNDSKPCKNNDNNTLNSSDNESAFFDSTSYEIKNCEEIKYFITENGHDIPIQ; from the exons atggaaaaagaaaaattcaGTTATTTCAAAACCAAAGACAGCTATGAAACTTGTAGTACATTAACAG ttgATTCATTCCAGTCTTTTAATGAAAGCAAAtttttgattaaaaaaaaaacaaacgaAGATGATGATCAAAATGCGAATTCGATTTCCAATAAATTTTCTTCAAGTTTTATAG cAATGCTACAAGGAGTTGAGGTTCTTTGCAACCTTCccattttgtatatattcaaGGATACTTATCAGCTTCATCCTg CTACTCTTAACATGCTAATGagcataataaaaattccaTGGGCAATCAAATTATTATGGGGAATAATTTCAGACACATACCCTATATTTGGATatagaagaaaatattatttaatttttggaTCAGGGTTAtgtatattatcattattaattttaggGTTAATATCACatactaatatatttttaacaatatttttgttggttatatatttttttggaaGCTCTCTTTGTAATGTTATTGGGGAAGCACAAGTAATTGAGTCGAGTAGAAAAGGATCCGCAAATACATctgttaaaaatatttcgattttttttgcatttagAAAAATAGGATTTGCTATAATGCATTATTTATCTGGATATTTATTGTCTATTCTGAATAATcagcatatttttttgatatctTCTATTTTACcattatctatatttatatccgCTTTTTTTGTTGTTGAAAAAAGggattataaaaaatgcaaaataaaaaaacaaataaaatctatatatgaaataatcAAAACATCTTATATccaaaaattaattttatttatatttataatgatGTCAACACCATCTAGTGgaagtatattatttttttttatggctAATGAATTACAATTTAAACCAAAATTATTAGGAAAAATATCAATGTTTCAATCGCTAGCTAGCTTACTagctattttattatatatgttaatacttagtaaaataaacataaaaaagttattattatattcaacTATTATAATGGCACCATTTAGTTTGCTACCATTATTAGCTATccataaaattaatatatttataccaaatacattatttattataacagATACTATGTTAGTAGAATTTATTGGAGAATTACAATCTATTCCAATATTAGTACAATGTTCAAGAATAATACCTAAAGGGTTTGAATCAacaatttattcatttttattatccgTAAATAATTTTGCAGTAATGGTCAGTTCATTCATTTCTTCAATAATAACATACCAATTAGGTATAACATCAActaattttgataatttatcaaaaatgataattatttgttgtcttacaaatataataccaattatttttttgtataatacAACAAAATTTGATAATGATTCTAAACCTTGTAAAAATAACGACAATAATACTCTTAATTCTTCGGATAATGAATCCGCATTTTTTGATTCTACATcttatgaaataaaaaattgtgaagaaatcaaatattttatcacAGAAAATGGACATGATATACCAATACAATAA
- a CDS encoding prohibitin 1, putative — protein MERILSSIGRLSVVAGGLSLIPYTFIYDVDGGERCVMFNRFGGVSEKTYGEGSHFYFPWFQTPYIYDIKMKPKVINTTTGTKDLQIVTLSLRLLFRPHTKHLPYLHSTLGPDYDERVLPSIGNEVLKAVVARYNAESLLTQRDTISKEIRESITARAKQFNIVLDDVAITHLSYGKEFAKAIEDKQVAQQESERVKFIVAKTEQEKIAAVIKAQGEAEAAKLISSAVKEYGNSLLEIRKLEAAKEIAENLSKSKNVTYFPSTSNILLNPKSL, from the coding sequence ATGGAAAGAATTTTATCATCAATAGGGCGACTAAGTGTAGTTGCAGGTGGGTTGAGTTTAATTCCatacacatttatatatgatgTTGATGGAGGAGAAAGATGTGTAATGTTTAACAGATTTGGAGGTGTAAGTGAAAAAACATATGGAGAGGGAagtcatttttattttccttgGTTTCAAacaccatatatatatgacatAAAAATGAAACCAAAAGTAATAAATACAACAACAGGTACTAAAGATTTACAAATAGTTACACTAAGTTTAAGATTGTTATTTAGACCACATACAAAACATTTACCATATTTACACAGTACTTTAGGACCAGATTATGATGAAAGAGTATTGCCATCAATTGGTAATGAAGTATTAAAAGCCGTTGTGGCTAGATATAATGCTGAATCTTTATTAACACAAAGAGATACGATTTCTAAAGAAATAAGAGAAAGTATTACAGCAAGAGCTAAACAGTTTAATATAGTTTTAGATGATGTAGCTATTACTCATTTGAGTTATGGTAAAGAATTTGCTAAAGCTATTGAAGATAAACAAGTAGCACAACAAGAAAGTGAAAGAGTTAAATTTATTGTTGCAAAAACTGAGCAAGAAAAAATTGCTGCTGTTATTAAAGCACAAGGAGAAGCAGAAGCTGCAAAATTAATTTCTTCAGCTGTAAAAGAATATGGTAATAGTTTGCTAGAAATAAGAAAATTAGAAGCAGCTAAAGAAATAGCAGAAAATTTAAGCAAGTCTAAAAATGTTACTTATTTTCCATCTacatcaaatatattattaaatccTAAAAGcctttaa
- a CDS encoding GPI-anchored micronemal antigen, putative: protein MKRNILFPLLLIIAVLNAVNSLIKNGNNNSQPLVPEINTAKNANHNEDTCEIQKMAEEMIENLLNEKDVLTLIMEPLQNKLNDDYICEPVKYNNICIYEKDKTPLTFQCTSEKYENLIHRFTYKKLCRSKITYCNILLKSFIDKNKESNTFDTIINNYNVLLSCVDSDLKAIYKESISLLSDLRDSIIDITEKLWSKNISDVFKKREQLITGIFCELRNGSSSNLVSHGLSYENFGILKINNEKLLNQAFNAFSEYYYYFPLFAIKLLEKGGFVERLVSIHTNLTNYRTKNIIKKINDKSRNEVLSNDELFTNLNNYKHHNQKNTNSFINITGINTEDILVEGINNSNKIDSNLRNNSTTSMESRNTNILPPKDTNTNNLDNTNLSNPLSSPELLKTKDVSELVKDMIKSLNIVKFENDQPTNKTDEEGIKKLIENSFMDLSDNSMLVRLLLKPQAAILYIIQSFILMTPSPTRDAKTYCKKSLVNGQLIDSSDANIPSEEDDLISNFASKYNLIYEKLIVEELRENEQNTKTLKTSQTKLSALEVRNTQNNNPNGGNTNSPLIAVVSDPVGEETDAIINDNVNLSALSNDIEQTFKTLSSKGTSFSSVSYVLFALFSIFLCFI, encoded by the coding sequence ATGAAACGCAATATATTATTCCCTTTATTACTTATAATCGCAGTGTTAAATGCTGTAAATTCCCtgataaaaaatggaaacaATAACTCACAACCCTTAGTCCCTGAAATAAACACAGCGAAAAATGCCAATCACAACGAAGATACCTGTGAAATCCAAAAAATGGCAGAAGAAATGATAGAAAATTTGTTGAATGAAAAAGATGTATTAACATTAATAATGGAACCActacaaaataaattaaacgatgattatatatgtgaaccagtaaaatataataacatttgtatatatgaaaaagaCAAAACCCCTTTAACATTTCAATGTACAAGTGAGAAATATGAAAACTTAATTCATCGATTtacttataaaaaattgtgccgttcaaaaataacatattgtaatattttattaaaatcgTTTATTGATAAGAATAAAGAAAGCAATACATTTGATactataataaataattacaatGTTCTATTAAGCTGTGTTGATAGTGATTTAAAAGCAATTTATAAAGAATCAATAAGTTTACTTTCCGATTTAAGAGATTCAATTATAGACATAACCGAAAAATTATGgtctaaaaatatttcagatgtttttaaaaaacgaGAACAATTAATTACAGGAATATTTTGTGAACTAAGAAATGGAAGTTCATCAAATTTAGTATCTCATGGTTTATCATATGAAAATTTTGgtattttgaaaattaataatgaaaaattattaaaccAGGCATTTAATGCATTCTcggaatattattattattttccattatttGCAATTAAGTTACTAGAAAAAGGAGGATTTGTAGAAAGATTAGTATCTATTCACACaaatttaacaaattatagaactaaaaatataatcaaaaaaattaatgataaaTCGAGAAATGAAGTTTTAAGTAATGATGAATTATTCACAAATTTAAACAATTATAAGCACCACAaccaaaaaaatacaaattcaTTCATTAATATAACTGGAATAAATACAGAAGACATTTTAGTTGAAGGTATTAACAATTCTAATAAAATAGATTCCAACCTACGAAATAATTCAACCACATCTATGGAATCAagaaatacaaatatattaccACCAAAGGACACAAATACCAATAATCTAGATAATACAAATTTAAGTAATCCATTATCTTCCCCAGAActattaaaaacaaaagatgTTTCTGAATTAGTAAAAGATATGATAAAAAGCTTAAACATTgttaaatttgaaaatgatCAACCAACTAATAAAACCGATGAagaaggaattaaaaaactTATAGAAAACTCTTTTATGGATTTAAGTGATAATTCTATGTTAGTTCGTTTATTACTAAAACCACAAGCagcaatattatatataattcaatcATTTATTCTTATGACCCCATCCCCTACCCGTGATGCTAAAACATATTGCAAAAAGTCGCTAGTTAATGGCCAATTAATTGATAGTTCAGATGCAAACATACCATCAGAAGAAGATGATTTAATTAGTAATTTTGCtagtaaatataatttaatttatgaaaaattaattgTTGAGGAATTAAGagaaaatgaacaaaatacaAAAACATTAAAAACGTCGCAAACAAAATTATCAGCATTAGAAGTTCGTAATACACAAAATAACAATCCAAATGGAGGAAATACAAATTCTCCATTAATTGCAGTAGTAAGTGATCCAGTTGGTGAGGAAACTGATGctataataaatgataatgtTAATCTATCAGCATTATCAAATGATATAGAACAAACATTTAAGACTTTAAGTTCTAAGGGCACAAGTTTTTCTAGTGTTTCTTATGTCCTATTTGCTTtgttttctatatttttatgtttcatTTAA
- a CDS encoding U6 snRNA-associated Sm-like protein LSm8, putative has protein sequence MASINIESYIENEILVITKDSRIFTGKLKGFDQTTNIILGNCYERIYKDSLEKISLGIYIIRGDNVTLIGEIDEEVDRNILQNKIKPEMLKPIIY, from the exons ATGGCTTCTATAAATATTGAATCATATATAGAAA ATGAAATATTAGTCATTACTAAAGATAGTAGAATATTTACGGGGAAATTAAAAGGATTTGATCaaacaacaaatataatactAGGAAATTGTTATGAAAGAATATACAAAGATTCGTTGGAAAAAATAAGCTTAggaatatatatcataagaGGAGATAATGT aACACTAATAGGAGAAATAGACGAAGAGGTGGATAGAAATATacttcaaaataaaattaaaccCGAAATGCTCAAACCA ATAATATACTag